The Pseudomonas eucalypticola genome has a window encoding:
- a CDS encoding 2-hydroxychromene-2-carboxylate isomerase, which translates to MSKTVEFYFDLGSPASYLAWTQLPLICADTGGQLVYRPMLLGGVFKATGNASPASIPAKGRYMTQDLQRFAARYQVPLRFSAHFPINTLPLMRMVTGVQMRDPERFLTLLDCLFSALWVRGLNLGDPAVVQETVEAEGFDAQALQALVLDETVKQQLKENTEQALQRGVFGAPSLFVDDVLYFGQDRLDFVREALSRA; encoded by the coding sequence ATGAGCAAGACCGTTGAGTTCTATTTCGACCTGGGCAGCCCCGCCAGTTACCTGGCCTGGACGCAGTTGCCGCTGATCTGCGCCGATACCGGCGGCCAGCTGGTGTACCGCCCCATGCTGTTGGGCGGGGTGTTCAAGGCCACGGGTAACGCTTCGCCGGCCAGCATCCCGGCCAAGGGCCGCTACATGACCCAGGACTTGCAGCGCTTTGCCGCGCGCTACCAGGTGCCATTGCGCTTCAGCGCGCACTTCCCCATCAACACGCTGCCCCTGATGCGCATGGTAACGGGCGTCCAGATGCGCGACCCGGAACGCTTCCTGACGCTGCTCGATTGCCTGTTCTCGGCGTTATGGGTCAGAGGGCTGAACCTGGGCGACCCCGCAGTGGTGCAGGAAACCGTGGAAGCCGAAGGCTTCGACGCCCAGGCCCTGCAAGCGCTGGTACTGGACGAGACGGTCAAGCAGCAACTGAAGGAAAACACTGAACAGGCCCTGCAACGCGGAGTGTTCGGCGCGCCGAGCCTGTTTGTGGATGACGTGCTGTATTTCGGCCAGGACCGCCTGGACTTTGTGCGTGAGGCGTTATCGCGGGCTTGA